The Candidatus Nitrosymbiomonas proteolyticus genome has a segment encoding these proteins:
- a CDS encoding ADP-forming succinate--CoA ligase subunit beta codes for MKLHEYQSKELLSRYGAPVPRGEVTSDPEEARSIAQNLGGRVVVKAQVLMGGRGKAGGVKLFEDADSASEFVRDLIGKRLVSVQNPSGMVVERVLVAETVDIAEEYYLSVLLDRDAQKHVVMLSAKGGMDIEEVAATDPDAIARAHIDPAWGIWDYQLRALVASANIPVPARRGVAQLIRTVVKAYHESDAEMIEINPVAFTADGKVVAADAKVSIEDNALYRHPEYLSTADDSAEDPIEAEAARRGIAYVRLGGNIGIIGNGAGLVMCSMDEVKAAGGNPANFLDVGGGAQAERVASCVELVLTDPNVEGLFINIFGGITRCDQVAMGILSAFESLSVDLPVVARIEGTAAEEGIRILQGSSIVPAETMQEAASKIVSLVASK; via the coding sequence ATGAAGCTCCACGAGTACCAATCGAAGGAACTCCTTTCCCGTTACGGCGCGCCCGTTCCTCGGGGGGAGGTTACGTCGGACCCTGAAGAGGCGCGCTCGATCGCTCAGAACCTGGGCGGCCGTGTGGTCGTGAAAGCCCAAGTTCTGATGGGGGGCCGTGGCAAAGCGGGCGGGGTCAAGCTGTTCGAGGACGCCGATTCGGCTTCCGAGTTCGTGCGCGACCTGATCGGCAAGAGGCTCGTGAGCGTTCAGAACCCTTCGGGGATGGTCGTCGAGAGGGTGCTGGTCGCCGAGACGGTGGACATTGCGGAAGAGTATTACTTGTCCGTTTTGCTCGACCGCGACGCTCAGAAGCACGTCGTGATGCTCTCGGCCAAGGGTGGGATGGACATCGAAGAGGTCGCCGCAACAGACCCGGACGCCATCGCACGCGCCCACATCGACCCTGCATGGGGAATCTGGGACTATCAACTGCGTGCGCTCGTCGCCTCTGCGAACATTCCTGTTCCGGCAAGGCGAGGAGTCGCCCAACTGATCCGAACCGTGGTCAAGGCCTATCACGAGAGCGACGCAGAGATGATCGAGATCAACCCGGTGGCGTTTACTGCCGACGGCAAGGTCGTCGCCGCCGACGCGAAAGTCTCCATCGAAGACAACGCCCTTTACAGGCATCCTGAGTACCTCTCCACCGCAGACGACAGCGCCGAGGACCCGATCGAGGCTGAAGCAGCGAGGAGGGGCATCGCTTACGTTCGGCTCGGGGGGAACATCGGAATCATCGGCAACGGCGCTGGGCTGGTCATGTGTTCGATGGACGAAGTCAAGGCCGCTGGAGGAAACCCCGCGAACTTCTTGGACGTTGGGGGAGGAGCGCAGGCCGAACGAGTGGCGAGTTGCGTCGAACTGGTCTTGACGGACCCGAACGTCGAAGGGCTGTTCATCAACATCTTTGGCGGAATCACCCGTTGCGATCAAGTGGCGATGGGCATTCTTTCCGCGTTCGAGAGCCTGAGCGTCGATCTCCCAGTAGTTGCCCGAATCGAGGGCACGGCCGCAGAAGAGGGTATTCGCATCCTCCAGGGCTCATCGATCGTGCCTGCCGAGACGATGCAGGAGGCCGCATCGAAGATAGTGAGCCTTGTCGCGAGCAAGTAG
- a CDS encoding DNA-binding transcriptional regulator, HxlR family: protein MEMAFVCTESRLGYGIPPFSGGEVEADRTPWFVFEGPHIRLREEQIQYLSVIGERWGLVALWALCKGLVRFNAIQRACGINPNTLRQRLMEFEALGIVERRVIADVRPAVQYSLTEKGRDLIEVIRLLEVWIERCTSGTDTGDAHTRALIQAEVGESRKRKR from the coding sequence ATGGAGATGGCATTCGTTTGTACGGAATCGAGGTTGGGGTACGGCATCCCCCCTTTTTCGGGAGGTGAGGTCGAGGCGGATCGCACGCCGTGGTTCGTCTTCGAGGGCCCCCATATTCGGCTTCGCGAAGAACAGATTCAGTACTTGTCGGTGATCGGGGAGCGCTGGGGCCTCGTCGCGCTTTGGGCGCTCTGCAAGGGCCTGGTTCGATTCAACGCCATCCAGAGAGCGTGCGGCATCAACCCCAACACCCTGCGCCAGCGGCTGATGGAGTTCGAAGCGCTGGGGATCGTCGAGCGGAGGGTGATCGCTGACGTGCGTCCAGCGGTCCAGTACTCGCTGACCGAAAAGGGGAGGGACTTGATCGAAGTCATTCGGCTCCTCGAAGTCTGGATCGAGCGCTGCACGTCAGGTACGGATACCGGTGACGCCCACACGAGGGCGCTCATTCAGGCCGAAGTAGGCGAATCGCGAAAACGGAAGCGCTGA
- a CDS encoding aspartyl-tRNA synthetase, whose protein sequence is MALCGWANRVRDLGSLLFVDLRDRTGAAQLFLDPEKFADRAALRPESCLRVVGTVRLRSPETVNPKMATGEVELVVEEFEVLGPSKALPFPVSDEEQMRSVNEELRVRHRYLDLRRPSMQRKLVVRAAIVREIRSFLDARGFLEIETPIITRSTPEGARDYLVPYRLQPGLWYALPQSPQQYKQLLMVAGLERYYQIAKCFRDESQRADRQPEFTQLDLEMSFVSQEDVLQLAEELTISVCNRVIEQLELEKEPVQPFERLRYDDSMELYGTDKPDLRFGLPIFDVTEVAGGCGFGVFRTVVESGGCVRGVVYPGGAELSRKQIGELEEFAKEFGAKGLASLPLSGGEGSVQSASGIPARGIAKFLRPEEIDAIVAAAGAKEGDLLCFVADRRAVALEVLGRLRNEIGKRCGLKDPRILKFCWIVDFPLFEKDEETGGWTPSHHPFTGPKSEHLEFLESDPGKVRAECYDIVCNGTEWASGSIRIHRPDIQSRVFSVIGIDEETQKERFGHMLEAFEFGAPPHGGIAPGIDRLAMMLCDEENIREVIAFPKVGQGLDPLMGAPSEIDNAQWNELGIRLKE, encoded by the coding sequence GTGGCGCTTTGTGGGTGGGCCAACCGCGTAAGAGACCTCGGAAGCCTGCTCTTCGTCGACTTGCGCGACCGCACCGGCGCGGCTCAACTGTTCCTCGATCCCGAGAAATTCGCCGATCGGGCGGCCTTGCGGCCGGAAAGCTGCCTGCGGGTGGTGGGGACCGTTCGGCTTCGATCTCCTGAAACCGTCAACCCCAAGATGGCTACCGGCGAGGTGGAGTTGGTCGTCGAGGAGTTCGAAGTCCTCGGGCCTTCGAAAGCGCTGCCCTTCCCCGTGTCTGATGAAGAGCAGATGAGGTCGGTCAACGAGGAACTCCGCGTCAGGCACCGATACCTCGATTTGCGACGTCCCTCGATGCAAAGGAAGCTCGTTGTGCGGGCCGCGATCGTCAGGGAGATCCGTTCGTTCCTCGATGCGAGGGGGTTCCTTGAAATCGAGACGCCCATCATCACCCGCTCGACCCCCGAAGGCGCGCGCGACTATCTGGTTCCGTATCGCTTGCAGCCGGGGCTCTGGTATGCGCTCCCCCAAAGCCCGCAGCAGTACAAGCAGCTCTTGATGGTTGCCGGACTCGAGCGGTATTACCAGATCGCCAAGTGCTTCCGGGACGAGAGCCAGCGCGCCGACCGCCAGCCGGAGTTCACCCAACTCGACCTCGAAATGTCGTTCGTGAGTCAAGAGGACGTGTTGCAGCTCGCCGAGGAGCTCACGATTTCGGTGTGCAATCGGGTGATCGAACAGCTTGAACTCGAAAAGGAGCCCGTTCAGCCGTTCGAACGGTTGCGCTATGACGACTCGATGGAGCTTTATGGGACGGACAAGCCAGACCTGAGGTTTGGGCTTCCGATTTTCGATGTCACCGAGGTCGCAGGGGGCTGCGGTTTTGGCGTGTTTCGAACGGTCGTTGAGTCCGGAGGATGCGTCCGGGGCGTGGTCTATCCAGGTGGGGCGGAGCTCTCCCGTAAGCAGATCGGAGAGCTTGAGGAATTCGCCAAGGAGTTCGGCGCAAAGGGCCTGGCGAGCCTTCCGCTTTCGGGTGGCGAAGGGTCCGTTCAGTCGGCAAGCGGAATCCCAGCACGAGGAATCGCCAAGTTCCTGCGGCCCGAGGAGATCGACGCAATCGTCGCCGCCGCAGGCGCCAAGGAGGGCGATTTGCTTTGCTTCGTCGCGGACCGGCGGGCAGTTGCGCTCGAGGTCTTAGGGCGTCTCCGAAACGAAATCGGAAAGCGGTGCGGGCTGAAAGACCCCCGGATTCTGAAGTTCTGTTGGATCGTCGATTTTCCGCTCTTTGAGAAGGACGAGGAGACAGGCGGCTGGACACCATCCCACCATCCATTTACTGGCCCCAAGTCGGAGCACCTCGAGTTCTTGGAGTCGGACCCTGGGAAAGTTCGCGCGGAGTGTTACGACATCGTCTGCAACGGCACCGAGTGGGCTTCAGGCTCGATACGGATTCATCGTCCCGACATTCAGTCGCGAGTCTTCAGCGTGATCGGGATCGACGAGGAGACCCAGAAAGAGCGGTTCGGGCATATGCTCGAAGCGTTTGAGTTTGGCGCGCCGCCGCATGGAGGGATCGCGCCAGGAATCGACCGGCTGGCGATGATGCTCTGCGACGAGGAGAACATCCGCGAAGTCATCGCGTTTCCGAAGGTGGGCCAGGGGCTCGACCCCCTCATGGGAGCGCCCTCCGAAATCGACAACGCGCAATGGAATGAGCTAGGGATTCGGCTGAAGGAGTAG